The Bacteroidales bacterium DNA segment TAGCTGTATCAATGGTGATCTTTGCTTCCATCTCAGTAATAAAACCGGTGGTTAATAATGTTTCATTTCCATTGCCCTGACAAAATGATTCAGGATGCGGTAATAAAGTTCATCACCTAATATGGCGTCCTCAACTTCATAATCAATGCTCGGATTGTCGTTGATCTCGATCACAACCGCTCTGTTGTTCACCACTTTTAAATCCACTCCGTACAATCCCTTCCCGATGAAAGAAGTTGCTTTGACAGCTGTTTTAAGTATATTTTGAGGAACCTGGTAAATCGGGATCGTATCAACCAGGCCGGTTTTGTTTTTTCCGGTATTGGATGAATGATTGTATATCTGCCAATGTCCTTTGGCCATGTAATATTTACAGGCAAAAAGAGGTTCTCCGTTCAGGATACCGATCCGCCAGTCATATTCGGTGGGAATAAACTCCTGTGCTAGTAAAATAGCTGATTTTTCAAATAAGATATCCAATGCATCTTTTAGTTCCGATTCACAGGTGATCTTCCGCATTCCATGAGAAAAAGACCCATCCGGTATTTTTACAATGAATGGATTACCC contains these protein-coding regions:
- a CDS encoding RimK family alpha-L-glutamate ligase, translating into ALNKFLEIARKMNIYAELLTEDDATRLMEFDALFIRTTTALNHITFHLSQKATLNDMVVIDDPMSIIRCTNKVYLNELLEKEKIPAPASMLIFRSNDNSFDNISQQLGNPFIVKIPDGSFSHGMRKITCESELKDALDILFEKSAILLAQEFIPTEYDWRIGILNGEPLFACKYYMAKGHWQIYNHSSNTGKNKTGLVDTIPIYQVPQNILKTAVKATSFIGKGLYGVDLKVVNNRAVVIEINDNPSIDYEVEDAILGDELYYRILNHFVRAMEMKHY